The proteins below come from a single Notamacropus eugenii isolate mMacEug1 chromosome 7, mMacEug1.pri_v2, whole genome shotgun sequence genomic window:
- the PRMT5 gene encoding protein arginine N-methyltransferase 5 isoform X1, with product MAAVAVGAPGCRVSSGRDLNCVPEVADTLGAVAKQGFDFLCMPVFHPRFKREFAQEPAKSRPGPHTRSDLLLSGRDWNTLIVGKLSPWIRPDSRVEKIRRNSEAAMLQELNFGAYLGLPAFLLPLTQEDNTNLARVLTNHIHTGHHSSMFWIRVPLVAAEDLRDDVIGNEPLQRTEAYTGEEKTWMWWHNFRTLCDYSKRIAVAIEVGADLPSSHIIDRWLGEPIKAAILPTSIFLTNKKGFPVLSKVHQRLIFRLLKLEVQFIITGANHHSEKEFCTYLQYLEYLSQNRPPPNAYELFAKGYEDYLQSPLQPLMDNLESQTYEVFEKDPIKYSQYQQAIYRCLLDRVPEEEKDTNVQVLMVLGAGRGPLVNASLRAAKQADRRVKLYAVEKNPNAVVTLENWQFEEWGSQVTVVSSDMREWVAPEKADIIVSELLGSFADNELSPECLDGAQHFLKDNGVSIPGEYTSFLAPISSSKLYNEVRACREKDRDPEAQFEMPYVVRLHNFHQLAEPQPCFSFSHPNRDPMMDNNRYRTLEFPVEVNTVLHGFAGYFETVLYQDITLSIRPETHSPGMFSWFPILFPIKQPITVHEGQTICVRFWRCSNAKKVWYEWAVTAPICSAIHNPTGRSYTIGL from the exons ATGGCGGCGGTGGCAGTTGGGGCCCCCGGCTGCCGCGTGTCCAGCGGGCGGGACCTCAACTGCGTCCCCGAAGTGGCCGATACGTTGGGGGCCGTGGCCAAACAAGG CTTTGATTTCCTCTGCATGCCCGTCTTCCACCCCCGATTCAAGAGGGAATTCGCCCAGGAGCCTGCCAAGAGCCGCCCCGGGCCCCACACTCGGTCCGACCTGCTGCTGTCCGGACGGG ACTGGAATACCCTGATTGTGGGGAAGCTGTCACCATGGATCCGCCCCGATTCCAGAGTGGAGAAGATAAGAAGGAATTCGGAGGCG GCCATGCTGCAGGAGTTGAATTTTGGGGCATACCTGGGGCTTCCAGCTTTCCTGCTACCTCTCACTCAAGAAGATAACACTAACCTGGCCAGAGTTCTGACCAATCACATTCACACAGGCCATCATTCTTCCATG ttCTGGATACGGGTACCCCTGGTGGCGGCAGAAGACCTTCGGGATGATGTCATTGGGAATGAGCCTCTTCAACGGACAGAGGCATACACTGGGGAGGAGAAGACATGGATGTG GTGGCATAACTTTCGTACCCTGTGTGACTACAGCAAGAGGATTGCAGTGG CTATTGAAGTTGGTGCTGATCTCCCATCCAGTCATATTATTGACCGATGGCTTGGGGAGCCAATCAAAGCAGCCATCCTTCCCACCAGCATCTTCTTGACCAATAAGAAGGGATTTCCTGTCCTTTCTAAGGTGCACCAGAGATTAATCTTCCGGCTCCTCAAG TTGGAAGTACAGTTCATCATTACTGGTGCCAATCATCACTCGGAAAAGGAATTCTGCACTTACCTGCAGTATTTGGAATACCTGAGCCAGAACCGTCCACCACCCAATGCCTATGAACTCTTTGCCAAGGGCTATGAGGACTATCTCCAGTCACCACTCCAG cCACTGATGGACAATCTGGAGTCACAAACTTATGAAGTGTTTGAGAAGGATCCCATCAAATACTCCCAGTATCAGCAG GCTATCTACAGATGTCTCTTGGATCGTGTACcggaagaggaaaaggacaccAATGTGCA GGTGCTGATGGTACTAGGTGCAGGCCGAGGTCCGCTGGTGAATGCTTCCCTCCGGGCTGCCAAGCAAGCTGATCGGAGGGTAAAGCTGTATGCTGTAGAGAAGAACCCCAATGCTGTGGTTAC GCTAGAGAACTGGCAGTTTGAAGAgtggggcagccaggtgacaGTAGTATCATCAGACATGCGGGAATGGGTGGCCCCCGAGAAGGCAGACATCATCGTTAGTGAACTCCTAGGCTCATTTGCAGATAATGAACTATCACCTGAATGCCTAGATGGAGCCCAGCACTTCCTAAAAG ATAATGGAGTGAGCATCCCGGGGGAGTATACTTCTTTTCTAGCCCCCATCTCTTCCTCTAAGCTGTACAATGAAGTCCGGGCATGTCGAGAAAAGGACCGGGACCCTGAG GCCCAGTTTGAGATGCCTTATGTAGTTCGACTGCACAACTTTCACCAGCTGGCTGAACCCCAGCCTTGCTTTTCCTTTAGCCATCCTAACCGAG ATCCTATGATGGACAACAACCGCTACCGCACCTTGGAGTTCCCTGTAGAGGTGAACACTGTCCTGCATGGGTTTGCAGGCTACTTTGAGACCGTGCTTTATCAGGACATCACTCTGA GTATCCGTCCAGAGACCCACtctcctggaatgttctcctggtttcctATTCTCTTTCCTATCAAG CAGCCCATCACCGTGCATGAAGGGCAGACTATCTGTGTTCGATTCTGGCGATGCAGCAATGCCAAGAAGGTGTGGTATGAATGGGCAGTGACGGCACCTATCTGCTCAGCTATTCATAATCCCACTGGTCGCTCCTATACCATCGGCCTCTAG
- the PRMT5 gene encoding protein arginine N-methyltransferase 5 isoform X2, with translation MPVFHPRFKREFAQEPAKSRPGPHTRSDLLLSGRDWNTLIVGKLSPWIRPDSRVEKIRRNSEAAMLQELNFGAYLGLPAFLLPLTQEDNTNLARVLTNHIHTGHHSSMFWIRVPLVAAEDLRDDVIGNEPLQRTEAYTGEEKTWMWWHNFRTLCDYSKRIAVAIEVGADLPSSHIIDRWLGEPIKAAILPTSIFLTNKKGFPVLSKVHQRLIFRLLKLEVQFIITGANHHSEKEFCTYLQYLEYLSQNRPPPNAYELFAKGYEDYLQSPLQPLMDNLESQTYEVFEKDPIKYSQYQQAIYRCLLDRVPEEEKDTNVQVLMVLGAGRGPLVNASLRAAKQADRRVKLYAVEKNPNAVVTLENWQFEEWGSQVTVVSSDMREWVAPEKADIIVSELLGSFADNELSPECLDGAQHFLKDNGVSIPGEYTSFLAPISSSKLYNEVRACREKDRDPEAQFEMPYVVRLHNFHQLAEPQPCFSFSHPNRDPMMDNNRYRTLEFPVEVNTVLHGFAGYFETVLYQDITLSIRPETHSPGMFSWFPILFPIKQPITVHEGQTICVRFWRCSNAKKVWYEWAVTAPICSAIHNPTGRSYTIGL, from the exons ATGCCCGTCTTCCACCCCCGATTCAAGAGGGAATTCGCCCAGGAGCCTGCCAAGAGCCGCCCCGGGCCCCACACTCGGTCCGACCTGCTGCTGTCCGGACGGG ACTGGAATACCCTGATTGTGGGGAAGCTGTCACCATGGATCCGCCCCGATTCCAGAGTGGAGAAGATAAGAAGGAATTCGGAGGCG GCCATGCTGCAGGAGTTGAATTTTGGGGCATACCTGGGGCTTCCAGCTTTCCTGCTACCTCTCACTCAAGAAGATAACACTAACCTGGCCAGAGTTCTGACCAATCACATTCACACAGGCCATCATTCTTCCATG ttCTGGATACGGGTACCCCTGGTGGCGGCAGAAGACCTTCGGGATGATGTCATTGGGAATGAGCCTCTTCAACGGACAGAGGCATACACTGGGGAGGAGAAGACATGGATGTG GTGGCATAACTTTCGTACCCTGTGTGACTACAGCAAGAGGATTGCAGTGG CTATTGAAGTTGGTGCTGATCTCCCATCCAGTCATATTATTGACCGATGGCTTGGGGAGCCAATCAAAGCAGCCATCCTTCCCACCAGCATCTTCTTGACCAATAAGAAGGGATTTCCTGTCCTTTCTAAGGTGCACCAGAGATTAATCTTCCGGCTCCTCAAG TTGGAAGTACAGTTCATCATTACTGGTGCCAATCATCACTCGGAAAAGGAATTCTGCACTTACCTGCAGTATTTGGAATACCTGAGCCAGAACCGTCCACCACCCAATGCCTATGAACTCTTTGCCAAGGGCTATGAGGACTATCTCCAGTCACCACTCCAG cCACTGATGGACAATCTGGAGTCACAAACTTATGAAGTGTTTGAGAAGGATCCCATCAAATACTCCCAGTATCAGCAG GCTATCTACAGATGTCTCTTGGATCGTGTACcggaagaggaaaaggacaccAATGTGCA GGTGCTGATGGTACTAGGTGCAGGCCGAGGTCCGCTGGTGAATGCTTCCCTCCGGGCTGCCAAGCAAGCTGATCGGAGGGTAAAGCTGTATGCTGTAGAGAAGAACCCCAATGCTGTGGTTAC GCTAGAGAACTGGCAGTTTGAAGAgtggggcagccaggtgacaGTAGTATCATCAGACATGCGGGAATGGGTGGCCCCCGAGAAGGCAGACATCATCGTTAGTGAACTCCTAGGCTCATTTGCAGATAATGAACTATCACCTGAATGCCTAGATGGAGCCCAGCACTTCCTAAAAG ATAATGGAGTGAGCATCCCGGGGGAGTATACTTCTTTTCTAGCCCCCATCTCTTCCTCTAAGCTGTACAATGAAGTCCGGGCATGTCGAGAAAAGGACCGGGACCCTGAG GCCCAGTTTGAGATGCCTTATGTAGTTCGACTGCACAACTTTCACCAGCTGGCTGAACCCCAGCCTTGCTTTTCCTTTAGCCATCCTAACCGAG ATCCTATGATGGACAACAACCGCTACCGCACCTTGGAGTTCCCTGTAGAGGTGAACACTGTCCTGCATGGGTTTGCAGGCTACTTTGAGACCGTGCTTTATCAGGACATCACTCTGA GTATCCGTCCAGAGACCCACtctcctggaatgttctcctggtttcctATTCTCTTTCCTATCAAG CAGCCCATCACCGTGCATGAAGGGCAGACTATCTGTGTTCGATTCTGGCGATGCAGCAATGCCAAGAAGGTGTGGTATGAATGGGCAGTGACGGCACCTATCTGCTCAGCTATTCATAATCCCACTGGTCGCTCCTATACCATCGGCCTCTAG